The window AAAGAACTATTCATAAAAAAAGACCTCATCTCTGAAGTCTTTTATTTTTTTTAATTTTGTTTTTAATCATTTGGGATCAACTTACTATCGTACTGATCACTTCCAAGTGCCAATACAGGAATAAAGATAAATCCCAAAAAGAGAATCAGAATGGTATACAGAGGAGTCTCTTTGGAGAAACCTTTGGCTAGTCTGTCATATACAACCCAGCACGCATAGATATTTACCAATGGAATACAGAAAAGAATGATCCACCATATGGGTTTCTTCACGATTTCCAGCAACACTATTAAATTATAAATTGGGATAAAAGCAGCCCAGGCATCTTGTCTTCCTGCTTTCTGAAAGATTTTGTACATGCAATATCCATAGAAAATATAACATAGTAAGCTGATGAACATTGTTCCGATCCCTAATCCTGCAGCGGCTGCACCAGATACTGCATCTGTCCCATTATAAGGGTCTGTTTGTAAAAGAGTTAGCATATTATTGTTTTTTTGGTTTATCCAAATATAAAAAAAGCTTCTAAATAATTAGAAGCTTTTTTTATTATATTTTAAAAAACGTTATGCATCAATTTTTGCATATTTCGCATTTTTCTCGATAAACTCTCTTCTCGGTGGAACTTCATCTCCCATTAACATTGAGAAAACACTGTCTGCTTCCACTGCATTATCAATGGTTACCTGCTTCAGAATTCTGTGTTCAGGATTCAGGGTTGTTTCCCAAAGCTGTTCAGGGTTCATTTCCCCAAGACCTTTGTAACGTTGCACTTCTACTCCTTTCCCATCCGGAGACATCTCTAATGTAAACTCTTCACGTTCTTTTTCATTGTACGCATACACTTTTTTATTACCTCTCTTTAAAAGGTATAAAGGCGGCTGAGCAATATAGATATACCCGTTCTCAATAAGTTCCTTCATATATCTGAAGAAGAAGGTAAGAATAAGTGTAGAAATGTGAGATCCATCAATATCAGCATCGGTCATAATCACGATCTTATGATATCTTAGCTTAGCCATGTTCAATGCTTTGCTATCTTCTTCCGTACCTACAGAAACTCCAAGAGCGGTATAGATGTTTCTGATTTCCTCGTTGTCATATACTTTATGAAGCATAGATTTCTCTACGTTCAAAATCTTACCTCTCAGAGGAAGAATAGCCTGAAAGTGTCTGTCTCTTCCCTGTTTAGCCGTTCCACCTGCGGAATCTCCCTCTACAAGGAAAAGTTCGGATTCAGCCGGGTCTTTGGATGAACAGTCAGAAAGTTTCCCGGGAAGACCAGAACCTCCCATTGGAGATTTTCTCTGAACCATTTCACGGGCTTTTTTCGCAGCTTGTCTTGCCTTGGCAGCTAAAACAACTTTTTGAACGATTATCTTCGCTTCATTAGGGTTCTCTTCCAGGAAGTTCGTAAGCATTTCCCCTACAATCTTATCAACAGCACCAGAAACTTCAGAGTTTCCTAATTTTGTTTTGGTCTGCCCTTCAAACTGAGGTTCCATTACTTTTACAGAAATTACTGCTGTTAATCCTTCACGGAAGTCATCACCCGTAATTTCTACTTTTTCTTTTGCCGGAAGCCCCAATTCATCTGCATATTTCTTTAAAGTTCTTGTTAAAGCTCTTCTGAAACCTGCAAGGTGAGTACCTCCTTCGTGGGTATTAATATTGTTAACATAAGAGTGAAGATTTTCGTTGAATGACGTATTATAACGCATCGCCACTTCAACAGGAATATCGTCTCTTTCACCTTCCATGAAAATCACGTGCTCCATGATAGATTCACGGCTACCATCGATATAAGCAACAAATTCTTTCAATCCTCCTTCAGAATGAAAAATTTCTGAGCGGAAAGAACCATCTTCCAATTGTTCTCTTTCATCAGTAAGCGTAATCGTAATTCCTTTATTAAGGTAAGAAAGTTCTCTTAAACGGCTTGCTAATGTATCATAGTTGTAAATCAGTTCCGTAAAAATGGTATCATCCGGCTGGAAAAACTGCTTTGTCCCTCTTTTCTCACTATGTCCGATCTCTTCAACCTGAGTCTGTGCTTTTCCTTTAGAATAAATCTGTTGATAAACATTTCCGTCTCTGTAAACAGTAGTTACCATTTCGTTGGAAAGTGCATTCACACATGATACCCCAACTCCGTGAAGACCTCCTGAAACTTTGTAAGAGTCTTTATCAAACTTACCACCGGCTCCAATTTTTGTCATTACAACTTCAAGGGCTGATTTCTGCTCTTTTTCGTGGAAATCAACCGGGATACCTCTACCATTATCACTTACTTCAATTCCGTTTCCTTCCTTGATGCTAACGAAGATCGTGTCGCAGTATCCTGCCAATGCCTCGTCAATAGAGTTATCTACTACTTCATAAACCAAATGGTGAAGACCTCTTGTTCCTACGTCACCAATGTACATTGAAGGACGCATACGAACGTGCTCCATTCCTTCCAATGCCTGAATACTACTAGCTGTATATTGTTTTTGACTCATATTAAATATTAAAAATCTTGCTATATGCAAAGACTTACAAATATCGTGATTTTTTTCGAGGTATGAAAGTTAAAAAGTGTCAAAAAAATGTAGAGTTTTCTTATTGAAAACATAAGGAATAGGATACCAGGTCAAAGAATCAAAATTAAAATCTATTGGTGAAATACCAACTGTCGTAAATCATATTCAACATCAATAATTTATGCGTAAATTTATTTACTGAAAAGTTGATATTATGGATGATTTTATAGCAGCACGCGCTCAGATGGCACTCTCTCTGGGCTTTCATATCATATTCTCCTGTGTGGGTATGGTGATGCCTTTTCTGATGGCTTTTGCCCATTGGAAATACCTAAAGACCAATAATGAAGTATATAAAGGATTAACAAAAGCATGGAGCAAAGGGGTAGCTATCCTTTTTGCTACAGGAGCCGTTTCAGGAACAATGCTTTCTTTTGAACTGGGGCTTTTATGGCCCGGTTTTATGAAACATGCCGGTCCTATTTTCGGAATGCCGTTTTCACTTGAAGGAACAGCCTTTTTCATTGAGGCTATTGCCATCGGATTTTTTTTATATGGCTGGGAAAGATTCAACAAATGGTTTCACTGGTTTTGTGGATTTCTGGTTGGCGTAAGCGGACTGGCTTCCGGAATTCTTGTAGTAGCTGCCAACTCATGGATGAATTCTCCAACAGGTTTTGATTATATCAATGGACAGTATATTAATATAGATCCGATCAAAGCGATGTTCAATGATGCGTGGTTCCCCCAGGCTCTTCACATGACGGTTGCTGCATTTTGTGCGACAGGATTTGCGGTAGCCGGAGTTCATGCCTTTATGATCATGCGGAAAAGAAATATTGAATTTCATACCAAAGCGTTTAGAATTGCGGTAGGTTTTGCCCTTATCGGAGCATTCGGAGCACCTTTAAGTGGTGATATTGCGGCAAAATCAGTAGCAGAACGACAGCCTATTAAACTGGCGGCTATGGAAGCTCATTTTGAAACTGAAAAAGGGGCTTCTTTTATTGTCGGAGGAATTCCTGATGAAGAAAAAGAAGAAGTGAAATATGCTGTGAAAATTCCAAAGGTTTTAAGTTTTCTGGTGAGTAATGATTTCAATGCTGAAGTAAAGGGTCTTAAAGATTTCCCAAGAGATGAATGGCCACCGGTTGCAGTTGTTCACTATGCCTTTCAGATTATGATCTTTTTCGGGGTGGTAATGATTGGTATTGGAATCGTTTATTTATATTCTTTTTTCTTCAGAAAAGAATGGCTGAGTAAGCACTGGCTGTTAAAAACCTTCTTAATAGCAACCCCTTTTGGGTATATTGCTCTGGAAGCAGGATGGACAGTGACCGAAGTAGGAAGACAACCATGGATCATTTATGGAGTAATGAGAACTATAGATGCGGTAACCCCCATGCCTGGAATACAGTATTCATTCTATTTCTTTACTGCTATTTTCATATCATTATCATTGATTCTTGTTTTCCTTTTAAAGAGACAGATCCAAATGGTACCGAAACTTTATGATCCTACTGATTCTCAATTTAACGATAAAAACAAAAAATCATGATCTACGTTGTAATAGGTTTTCTCTGGCTTTCTATCTGTCTTTATATTATTTTGGGAGGAGCTGATTTCGGAGCTGGTATTGTAGAACTTTTCACCAATAAAAAAGCCAGACACAAGACTCATGAAATCATGTATGAGTCAATTGCTCCTGTATGGGAAGCAAATCATATGTGGCTGATTATTGCCATTGTAATTCTCTTTGTAGGATTTCCTGAAATTTATACCACCATGTCTACCTATCTTCATATTCCTTTGGTATTGATGCTTGTGGGTATTATTGCAAGAGGAACCGCATTTACCTTCAGACACTATGATGCTGTGAAAGATAACTGGCAGGTTTTATACACCCAGATTTTCTACTATGCAAGTCTGTTAACGCCGTTCTTTTTAGGATTAATAGCTGCTGCAACGGTTTCCCACTCTATCAATCCTGATGCGGTAAGTTTTGTAGATTTATATATTTTTAGCTGGCTGAACTGGTTTGGGGTTTCTGTGGGACTATTCACTGTTGCATTGTGTGCCTATCTTGCTTCTATCTTTTCATTAAGAGAAACCCGTGATAAAGTGGACCTTTTACTGATGATAAGAAAGTCCAAGCAGACAATGATTTTTGTTGTGATTACAGGAATATTAGTGTTTGTGACTGCTTATATTTCAGATATTCCTCTTTTGATGTGGGTATTTTCCAAACCTTTGGGTATTATGGCTATTGCTTTTGCAACCATTGCCTTATTACTTATTTTAAGAGCTCTGAACCGTCAAAAACTACTTCCTGTACGTGCATTGGCAGGATTCCAGATGGTTATGATTTTAGTGGCCGCAACGTATCAGCATAATCCGAATATTATTTTATTAGGAAACGGACAACATCTTTCATTACTGGAACATATGGCTCCCGAAAAAACCATTGCAGCATTGGGCTGGGCTTTGATGTTGGGCTCCTTATTTATTCTTCCGTTTTTATTTTATCTGATGGCTTCTTTCAGTAAACTGAGAAAATAGATGAAATATGCAGAGCTATAAGGATAAAACAGAGCTCATTGAGGAACTCAAGAAAAGATATCTGCTGTATGATCAGGAATTTGATACTATAAAAGAAGAGGAAAAGGATCTTCTACTACCGGGAATTGACAAAACTCCATCACAAAATATTTCCTATCAATTGGGCTGGACACATCTGCTTTTACAATGGGAATCTGATGAAAGCAAAGGAATTGATGTAAAAACTCCTACGTCTGAGTATAAATGGAATAATCTGAAAGGACTATACCAATCTTTTTATGATCAGTATGACTCTTATAGTTTACAACAGCAGAGAGAACTGCTGCGAAATCAGGTTAATGAAATTATGAACTGGATAGAAAGCCTTGATGATGAAACATTATTCTCTCCCGGACAGAGAAAATGGGCTACAACTCCCGCTCAGTGGCCAGTTTGGAAATGGATTCATATTAATACTGTGGCTCCATTTAAAAACTTCAGAACACAACTTCGGAAATGGAAAAAAGAAAAAGGTACAGAATAGCTCTGTACCTTTTATATTTATATTTTCTGAGAAATCTTAAGCTAGTTTCATCAAAAGATTCTCGTCAATTTTCTCTACTTTCACAATATTGTTCTTTGTAAGAGTTTTGGAAGCTTTATCCCATTTTTTACCAGATAACTGGCTTCTTTCTTTTACTTCAGCTAAAGACATTGCTTCTTCCTGAGAGTTAAGAATTTCAAGGATAACCTTTTCATCTTCTCCCAGTTCAATCTGTGGAACCGCTTTTTCCGGTCTCATCTGAGGGAAGAATAATACTTCCTGGATAGACGCATTATTCGTCAAGAACATAATTAATCTGTCCATACCGATTCCTAACCCTGAAGTTGGCGGCATACCATATTCCAATGCTCTTAAGAAGTCCTGATCGATGAACATTGCTTCGTCATCTCCTCTTTCAGATAAAGTCATCTGTGCTTCAAAACGCTCTCTCTGATCGATAGGATCATTAAGCTCTGAATACGCATTGGCGATTTCTTTACCGCACACCATTAATTCAAAACGCTCTGTTAAGCCTTCTTTGCTTCTGTGTTTCTTTGTAAGCGGAGACATTTCGATCGGATAATCTGTAATGAAAGTTGGCTGAATGAAGTTTCCTTCACATTTTTCACCGAAGATCTCATCAATTAATTTTCCTTTACCCATCGTTTCATTCACCTCAATACCGATAGATTTGGCAAAATCATATAATTCTTTCTCCGTTTTTCCTGTGATATCAAACCCTGTATATTTCAGGATCGCTTCCGTCATGGAAACTCTTGGATAAGGAGCTTTCCAATTGATAGTGTGCTCACCGAAAGTAGATTCTGAATTTCCATTTACCTGAGTGGCACAGAATTCCAGTAATTTCTCAGTGAAATCCATCATCCAGTTGTAATCTTTGTACGCTACATAGATTTCCATAGCGGTAAACTCAGGATTATGCGTTCTGTCCATCCCTTCATTTCTGAAGTTTTTTGAGAACTCATATACTCCGTCAAAACCACCTACGATCAATCTTTTCAGATATAATTCGTTGGCAATTCTTAAATATAATGGAATATCCAACGCATTGTGATGCGTAATGAATGGTTTTGCTGCAGCACCACCAGGGATTGACTGTAAGATTGGAGTTTCCACTTCAAAATATCCTGCATCATTAAAGAATGTTCTCATGGCATTGAACAATTTTGTTCTTTTCACGAAAATTTCTTTAACCTGTGGATTTACCGTTAAATCTACATAACGCTGTCTGTATCTTAGTTCCGGATCTGTAAAGCCGTCGTGTACAACACCATTTTCGTCAGTTTTAGCCTGAGGAAGAGGACGTAAAGCCTTTGTAAGAAGTGTAAAGTTCTTTACTAAAACAGTCTTCTCTCCTACCTGAGTTGTAAATAATTCTCCTTCGATACCGATAATATCACCGATATCCAAAAGGTGTTTGTATACTTCATTATAGAGCTCTTTATCTTCACCCGGACAAATCTCGTCTCTGTTGAAGTAAACCTGAATTTTTCCTTTAGAATCCTGCAATTCTGCGAAAGAAGCCTTTCCCTGAATTCTGCGGGACATCAATCTACCAGCGATCTTTACCTGTTTACTTTCAGAAAAGTCCTGTTTTATAGATTCTGTAGTATCTGTAATGGTATACTCATCCGCAGGGAACGCATTAATCCCCATTTCAGTAAGCTTATTCAGCTTTTCTCTTCTAATGATTTCTTGTTCTGATAATTGCATTTCTTATTTTTCTAAAAGCGTACAAATTTAGGCATTTTTGAGTTGACCGTCAATTGATTTTTTCAGAAATTTCAAAATGTAAAGGGGAATGGTGTTGAGAGGCGGAAAACGAGGTGCTGAGATTCGCGATCCGGGGTGATGTCCATAGTGAATTTTGATGGAGAATCAAGATAATGATAACCTAATAAAACCAGCAACAAAAAAAAAGCAACCAGCAACCTTAAACTTTAAACAAACCACCTTCTCCTCTCCTTCTGAGGAATAAACGTCCACGCCAGCATTCTGCTAACCTTTTGTCCCTGAGCCATATCAATAGTTTTCACTTCTATTGCTTTTACTTTCTTTAGAAAATGAGTCAGCTTATTGAGATTGTCTTTTTTGGAAACCAGGCAGGTAAACCAAAGAACCTGTGATGAAAATAATGCACTTTCATTAATCATCTTAGTGATAAAAGCCAGTTCACCTCCTTCACACCAAAGTTCCGACTGTTGGCCGCCAAAATTAAGCAAAGGCTGTTGGGAGTTTGATATTTTAAGATTTTTTATTTTTCTGATATTCCCTTTCAATGCAGCTTCCTCAGAATCATGAAAAGGAGGATTGCACATAGTAAAAGTAAATCTGTCTTCAGGACCCATAATATTTTTAAAGATGTGCTCAGCATCGGGCTGCCTTTTCAACTGAATAACAGATGAAAGATCTGGATTTTGATCTAAAATATGCTGGGCATTGGTCAAAGAATTCTGATTGATATCTGTTCCCAGCATGGTCCAGCCATAAGATTTGTGACTGATTAAAGGATAAACAAGATTGGCTCCTGTTCCTATATCCAGGCCTTTTACAGAATTTCCTGCCGGAATTTCATCAAGCTGTTCGGCTAAAAGATCGGCAATATAATGTACATAATCTGCACGTCCGGGAATGGGCGGACAAAGATTGGTATCCGGAATATCCCAGCCTTTAATATGATAAAAATGTAAGAGTAAGGCTTTGTTGAGCAGTTTCACCGCTTTTGGAATGCTGAAATTGATGGTTACCGTCTGATAAGCATTAATGAAAACATAGTGTTTCAGTTCAGGCACACAAGAAATAAGCTGATCAAAATCATAGGGATTGCGATGCAGATTTCTTGTGTGCAGACTGGATTTTTCAGCAGACATATTTTATTTCTTCTGGCTTAAAATATATTCCACCATTTTTTTGGCATCTTCTTTAGATACCTGTGGATGGGCTGCCATAGGCACACTTCCCCATACCCCACTACCGCCTTCTATAATCTTGGAAGCCAGCAATTCGGTATCCTTTTCAGAATACTTTCCTGCAATTTCCTTATAAGAAGGTCCTATCATTCTCTCATTTACAGAGTGGCATCCTGAGCAATCCAAGGTTTCCATGATCTGATCACCAGAAAGATTAGATTTAGCCGGTTCTGAAACAGCTGTCTCAGAAGAAGGAGCCACTTCTGCTGTATTTTCTTTTTTAGAACAGGAAATGATCAAAAGACCGAGTGTTCCTGCCAAAAGTATTTTTTTCATTATTTCTTCGCTGTAGAATCTGTTTTAGCAGCTTCAGGAGCAGTTGTAGCAGGAGTTGCAGCAGCAGGAGCAGCTGTTTTAGCTGTAGAATCTACAACAGTAGTTGCTTCCGGTTCTTCAAGCATAGTGTTGCTATCCTGTAAAGAATGATCTGGCTTTTTTTTGCAGCTTGCTAATAATAAACCTCCGATAAATGCGATTGCTAATACTTTTTTCATTTTTTTCTAATTTGGAAGCAAAAATATAAAAAATAAAGTTTTAAACTTATGACAAATGTTTTCTTTGATAAATATTTTTTTAAGGTTTAATTGCAATCAGATCCATAAAAAAATAATTCAAACACTAGGGAAATTAAAAAACAGCTTGTTATTTTTGTATCACGGATGATCCGAACCAAAACAATCTATTAATTGAAAAGTTTATGACTAAAAAAAATCTATTGGGTATAGCTTTCTTTGCTGTACACTCTTCCCTGCTCCTTTCCTGTGATAATTCATCAAACGAGCCACAATCAGAATATTCTGATAAAATTGAATCAGTAACGCTTTTAAAAACGACAAAGTCCTGGGATGGAACTGTGTATCCTGCTTATCCTACAACACAGCCTGAAATATCAGTTCTGAAAATTGCTGTCCCTCCCAACAAAGCTCTGGACTGGCATAAGCATCCTGTCATTAATGCAGCTTATGTGGAAAAAGGAGAAATACAGATCGAAAGAAAAGAAGATGGCAAAACACAGTGGGTAAGGAAAGGCCAGGCGTTACCTGAAATGGTCAACATTGCCCACAGAGGAAAAACCGGAGATAAAGGAGCAACACTGATTGTTTTCTACAGCGGAACTCCTGACATTCCACTTTCCGAACCGGTACATTAGATATTTTTAACGTCCTGCCCGCTAGATCACCGAGTCAAAATCTTTGCGGGTATGATGTTGAATTTAATATAAATAGGCTATAATAAATAAACGTTGTCCCTTTTATATTTTTTTGATAAGTTTAATCAGATTTTATATTAAAAGATAATCCTGTTATGATTTTAATTTCAAAAATTCTGTTTTTCACCAGCCATCACGGTTTTTACACTGTGGCCCTGCTGTTTGTGTTCTTTGGACTTCTTTCTTATCTGACTAAAAAAGTGTGGTTTCTGATCCCTATTATTCCTCTGGCTATATTAAATGGGTTTGGGGGACAATTTATAAACGCATGGTTTTTAAACAAATACGGAGTAGAAAGTACCGCTATTATCACGTCTGATGTAGAAACCAATTCTACCCTAAATGAAATGTATATTCATGATTATGAAGCTATTGTAAAGAAACAGGACGGGAAATATATTTCAACATTTTTCTCTACTACAACTGCTTCTATCTATCCGATTGAAAATGCAATCAGAATCCCGCAAACAGAGGTTTCTTTTCCCGTAAAATACATTCCGGGCTATGAAAAAAACATAGTGATTCTCTATAACCAGTCTGATGAAGGACAGGCTAATCTTAAATATTCAAAATTGGCTCCTGTCAATTCTGCAAAAATCAAATATGAAGCAGACAGAACCAATAAGGAATTCATTGAAGAATATATCGCGGCATTGGAAGAGTATGTAAAACATTATGATGATGAGACTTACAAAGAAAAAATCAAAGAATTACAACTTGAGCTTAAGGAGCTTAAATAGGAGATTCTTATATTAAGTTTTTTTAATTTTTAGTTTTTTTTAGTTTTTGTATTAAAAAAATTTCTAAATTTGTCCCATGTTTAAAATGAGCAACAATATTTGGTGGTGGCTTTCAAACTCTTCGTCGGGTCTGAAGGTATTGTCATGTTGCTAATCATACAGCAGAAATAATCAAAAAACAATATATAGGCTTTGACGGATACCGTTGAAGCCTTTTTTTATTCTTTAATCTTACAAAAAAACAAAATGCATACTGACACCATTAAAATAAAAACTGTTTCGAAAAAAACACTGGGAGACCTTCATACTCCCATGAATATTTACCTTAAAATCAGGGATAAATTCCGTGATACCATTCTTCTGGAAAGCTCGGATTCAAAAAGTATAGATAATAACTTTTCCTTCATTGCAGTGAATGCCATTGCAGGAATTGAAGTGAAAAACCTCAACGAATATGAAATCAAGCTTCCTGCTTCTGCTCCTGTAAAGCAATTGATGATGGAACGCAATATCACAGATATTTTTGAAGAATTCCGGACAATTTTTATATGTGAAGAAACCAACGACCCGATAGAACAAACGGCTCAGAGTCTTTTTGGCTATACAAGCTTTGAAGCGGTACAGTTTTTCGAAAACATCAATCTTAAAGCACAAAGCAAGGAAGTTGAAATCCCTATTCTGAGATACAGATTATACCAATATGTGATTGCAATCAACCATTTCAATGATGAAATGTATATTATTGAAAACTCTGTTGATGGCGTAAAATCTGAGTTTCATCTGTTGGAAAACCTTATTAAAAACCAGAATACTCCGGTATATCCTTTTAAAAAAATAAGCGAGGAAACATCTAATATTACAAATGAAGATTATATTGAACTGGTAAAAACAGCCCAAAAGCACTGTATGCGCGGAGATGTCTTCCAGCTGGTTCTGAGCAGAAGATTTGAACAAAAATTCAAAGGTGATGAATTCAATGTATACCGTGCTTTAAGAAATATCAATCCTTCTCCTTACTTATTCTATTTTGATTACGGAAATTACAAATTATTCGGATCAAGTCCTGAAAGCCAGTTAATTATAAAAGACAATAAAGCCATTATTCACCCGATTGCCGGAACATCCAAAAGAACAGGAAACTTTGAAGCTGATCTTCAAGCTATTGAAGAATTAAAGGCTGATCCCAAAGAGAATGCAGAACATACCATGCTGGTTGACCTGGCAAGAAATGATCTGGGAAAGCTCGGAAAAAATGTAACGGTTACCAAACTTAAAGAAATCCAGCTGTTCTCTCATGTTATTCATATGGTAAGTGAAGTGACAGCGGATGTTTCCACTGATATCAATCCTCTTGAAATGGTATCTGCAACCTTTCCCCAGGGAACACTAAGCGGTGCACCGAAGCATAGAGCTCTCCAGCTGATCAACCAATATGAAAAAGATTCCCGCGGATATTATGGCGGCTGTATAGGAATGATCGGTTTGAATGGCACCTGCAACCAGGCTATTATGATCAGAACTTTCCTAAGTAAAAACAATACACTTTTTTACCAGGCGGGTGCCGGTATTGTGGCAAAATCAGTTCCGGAAAATGAACTGCAGGAAGTTAATAACAAGCTGAATGCTCTTAAAAAAGCAGTTGAAAAAGCAGAAAAAATAGTTGAAAAATAAAACAAGTCCCAACAACCAGCAACTAGCAACTAGCAACTAGCAACTAGTAACAACCTAACAAAAAAAAGAAATGAACAACAATATAAACACTCAGCAGCCACTTAAAGTTCTCGTTTTTGACAACTATGACAGCTTCACTTACAACCTCGTCCAGATTATCGAAAGAATTCTGAATCAAA of the Chryseobacterium viscerum genome contains:
- a CDS encoding plasminogen receptor (KT) gives rise to the protein MILISKILFFTSHHGFYTVALLFVFFGLLSYLTKKVWFLIPIIPLAILNGFGGQFINAWFLNKYGVESTAIITSDVETNSTLNEMYIHDYEAIVKKQDGKYISTFFSTTTASIYPIENAIRIPQTEVSFPVKYIPGYEKNIVILYNQSDEGQANLKYSKLAPVNSAKIKYEADRTNKEFIEEYIAALEEYVKHYDDETYKEKIKELQLELKELK
- a CDS encoding anthranilate synthase component I family protein, whose protein sequence is MHTDTIKIKTVSKKTLGDLHTPMNIYLKIRDKFRDTILLESSDSKSIDNNFSFIAVNAIAGIEVKNLNEYEIKLPASAPVKQLMMERNITDIFEEFRTIFICEETNDPIEQTAQSLFGYTSFEAVQFFENINLKAQSKEVEIPILRYRLYQYVIAINHFNDEMYIIENSVDGVKSEFHLLENLIKNQNTPVYPFKKISEETSNITNEDYIELVKTAQKHCMRGDVFQLVLSRRFEQKFKGDEFNVYRALRNINPSPYLFYFDYGNYKLFGSSPESQLIIKDNKAIIHPIAGTSKRTGNFEADLQAIEELKADPKENAEHTMLVDLARNDLGKLGKNVTVTKLKEIQLFSHVIHMVSEVTADVSTDINPLEMVSATFPQGTLSGAPKHRALQLINQYEKDSRGYYGGCIGMIGLNGTCNQAIMIRTFLSKNNTLFYQAGAGIVAKSVPENELQEVNNKLNALKKAVEKAEKIVEK